The genomic window CAATACCACTCGGCGCAACTTCCGCATATTGGGATCTCTTCGCAAAGGACCATAGCCAAACAGACGTGGGACTTTTCTCCCCAAAAATTTGAACACATGAAACATAACAAATCCGAATACAGCAGCTCTAACAAAAAACCAAAAGTACCATCCAGTGAGTTCATCCGTTAATCTGGATTTATAATTGAATTCTGCCTCTGATTGCCATTTCAAGTACCACGTGGCGTCAACTGTCTGATATATTTCCTCTGGCCAAGCCATTCCTAATCTCATCCTCACCTGTAATACAGTGACAACAGAGGTTTCAAAAACTTGTTATTCAAAACTGACCACTTAATTAGCAAATGGGAAGTTCTCAGATCAACGATACCGGATAAGGGACTAAAAACTCCACAATAGGAAACCCTATCACCATCATTAAGTCATCAGTTATATCCTTAAGTTCTGTAAAGATCCGATTTCTTGCTTTCACAACAACTTCAGAATTCCACAGCCCATTAAAAACCCAGCGAGACACCCTAAATATCAGGAGGAACTGCTGACGGAAGTCCAGCTCTGAGAAAGGAATCCACATCAGATGAACAGCTGTTGGAACACCAGAAGCAAGCATTTTCATATACAGCACATCGAAACCCCCAAAATCTTCAAAAAGCATTTCAAATTCCTGAAATAAGAAGGTATTCACTAACCATCATATGAGTAACAAAACAAAATAGGTCTCTTAAGAAGAAATACAATTGATAAGGCTACAACCTTTATGTCAACATAAAATTCTTTCTCCTCCCCCTTTAATGCAACATACATGGCACCCCAATCATGCCTAATCCGAGCATGCTCTATTAGCTTTCTGGAGACAGCATAAGGAACAGCCATGGGATGCATTTCCCATCTATTTTTCTCTTCATTGTACCATGCCCTTGACATTACTCGATCACGGTCCAAAAGAATCCTTTCCTACAATGGGCAAGTAATGAGAAATGAACATAGCAGCAGCTAATGACCAAAAAGCCTGACCCAACTTTATGCTCAAAATATGTATGGTTAAAGTTGATTCAGCACTAAAAATACATCTAAAAGCGAAATGGAACCTGTCTTTCAGCCACATATTTTCTGCCAAACTCAGCATCTTCCATTAAATTGCGTTTTAAATCCGCTTTAGCTTCTGCGCGCCACTTCTTCCAACCATGGTACAAATGAAGGCTAACAGCTTTAGGAACCACAACCTCCTTATTTCCAAACATCCACTTTAACTGAACATCAGGAAAACCCTTAACCACGTCTTCTTCTGGTGAGGAAACAATATAGCGATTTTCCTTGCCAAACTTCTTCATATGTTTTCTTATCTGAGCCTCTAAATTTCTTTGCATATCCCTTGATTCTTGAAGACGTCTTTTCAAACTTTGAGCAAAATCAATGGAATCTTGATGAAAGAATGGCCCAAGATCTTCAACATCCAAAATACTAGGAAGAATGATTTGTTCTAAATGTTTTCTCTGTGCAGTTTCCAAGTCTTTTTGAATGTCCAATTTTGAGAGACTGGTAACTGGACTTGCAGACGAACTGAAACCACAAATTTATGCATGAAGACATATGATTCCAAAGGCTTAATACCATAACTAACTTGCATTATAGAATATTGCGCAACAAAGAAACCCTTTGCACTCAAGACTGAGAAAATTTGACACCGTCAAATAGATTAAAATAACACATGTGTTATATGGCTTTGATTGCAGCTTTAGCTTACAAGAATGGCTAATTCAAAAACATATTCAAGCAAAAGTAAAGGCAACTTCAACTTCCTCCCTATCTATCAGGCAACTCAGAGacaaaagaatgataaaaaattaaaaagtgcgAGTTTTACATCCGAAAATATTGAAGAGTATGAGGAATGAAATCTCTTATTGAAATTTCACCCAAACTGCCGCATTGACGCGCCACCAACAAAACTAGATTAAAAAAACCACATCCAAATTTAACTAAGACATAACATAATAATACATTAATGCAACTAATCAAAATGCAATCAATCAggttattaaaaaaaatgcattCAAGTAAAACCTTTTGGTCTTCTCCTTGTGCCTCATTTCTCGCTTAAACCTCTCCACCATCTGCTCACACTCCCACTGAATGAAGTTAATCTCCCTGACTCCATAACTCAAAGCCACCGTCTCCTTCCTTGAAATCGCGTCTTCAAAATCCCCAACTTTCTCCCATATCCCATTGTACTCATCCTCCAACTCCGCAACCTTCTTCTCTATCGTCTCCACCGTCAacttctcttcctcctccaaccccttcttcttctccttcctcctcAATTTTTCATACTCGCCTTTCGCAGCCAAAATCTCATCGATTATCTGCCCGGCGCGCTTCCCCAACGCACCCTTCTGCCTTCTCAGAACTCTCAACTGCGGGTACAGCCTGTCATTGATCTCCCCACgcacctcctccttcttctcatTCACCGCCTTCATCGCCGCCTCCACCTCCTCCATTCCCCCGTTCCCGTTCCTAACACCTTCCACAGTCCTCAGAAGAACCGAAACCGTTTCTAGAAGCTTCTCGGTGCAATCAGCGTACTCATGACCACTCTTCGCCTTCTCTTTCCCGGCGTTTTTCTTCTTCCAGGAAAAGACATCTTTCACAACGGCAGGGACGGCAATTGCAGTTGCCGTAGGAGGAGAGGAGAAGGCGCCGAGGGCCGTAACTCCGAGGGTGAAACAAAAGAGCGCTTCCTTGAAGAGGCATTTGGGAGGTGAGGCTACTCCGACGTCGTTTCGGTTTTGGTGTTTGGGTGTGGTTGTGGAAGCGCGCGTGATAGAGATAGGGTTGTTGTTGTTCCGGAGTAGGTTTAAATTGGGAGTGAGTTTTTGGTTTCGGATTGGGAATTGGAATGGGAATGGTGAACGGAGGGAATGGGAATGGAGTGGGTGAGGGTGGAGTATAGAGTCCATTGGATTTTTAGTCAAAGGAGAGGAAGGAGGGAGGGAGAGAAAGACATAGGCATTGAACTCAGAAGTGTAGTGGTAGAGTGTGGACTGTGGAGTGCGGGAGTAGGAAGAGGTGCTATGTCATCCTCTACCTTCGCTCTTGCAAGAGCGGAAAGTGCGACTTTTGTTCGCCCACTTCTTAGTTCTTCCTTAatacaaaaaacaaaaataattaattcgtGAGGAGGAATGCTAGGGCAGCAATTTTTGTGCTTTCTAATTATCAATTGGTTATTCAtagtgtttttactttttaatagtgtgagattatatctaatagtaaaaaattatttattttttgtttgatagTTAAATGttggccacaaaacacaaaatTTAGTGGTTCTCTAGACTTTCTTATTCGTGAGTGTCAATCGGGACTCTATCCTTTTTAACGGAGAGGACAATATAATTTgatggaaaaataataataataataatttttgtacccaaaaaatttaatttttgacaaaagagtaaagtatcatttttttctccaacgtttgggataaatcttatttgtgtccataacgtttaaatcgtcctatttatgtccttaacgtttgtaaaagtgattcaatgtcatcctgccatcaattacacatcatgaacgctttagtttgagttttaaaaatctcttcttgaagttagaatacaaatgtctgggatagaatcgatgatctactccaaaaATTAGcttatcaaatgttgaaactaattcctacaacatttacataattcagttttctagggacataattgaatctaaacacaaatagtgggtataatattaaaatcgaactcatccaagtgagacctaattgaaaatgaatacatccaagtgagaataattgaaaaatataatctgatttgttagtataattgatagtaggataacattgaatctcttttataaacgttaaggatacaaataggacgatttaaacgttagggacacaaataggacttaccccaaacattaGAAACAAAAACaatttagcaggtttggtgtccctagagtactcatcagtgatgggggcactcacttctgcaataaacagctttactctgccatggttcggtatggaatttgccataaggtggctactccatatcatccacaaactaatgggcaagctgaagtctctaacagagaattaaagagaatcctagaacggacagtaagtacccgtagaaaggattgggcacggagcttggatgatgctctgtgggcttacagaacagcattcaagacccctatagggacctctccataccaactcgtgtatggtaaggcatgtcagctgcccgtggaactggaacataaagcctactggcaaccagattcctaaactttgatgccaagttagcaggagaaaaatgattgctccagttaaatgagctagaggaattcagattcacagctttcgaaaatgccaagctttataaagagaaataaaaaaaagtggcatgacagaaagctgtcatctagaatctttgaaccaggacagaaggttctgctgtttaactctagactcaggctattccccgggaaattgaaatcccggtggaggggaccatacgtgattacaagtgtatcaccatatggttatgtggagcttcaagatattgattctgataagaggttcattgtcaatggacagagaatcaagcactatcttgaaggcaacgttgagcaagaatgctcaaggctgaagctagactaaaagctcagcaaggtccagctaaagacaataaagaagcgcttgcttggaggcaacccagccatggggcatcaatcctctaagcattttgccctatttctatttttatttttaattgtttgtatagagttcattgatactaaggtaaatcaTCATTTTCATaaattcacagggttacagaaggaatctacacacaaaacagagaaagggAGCTCACTGGTAAGAAAACGCCAGTGaaggcccattttgggcgttcagcgcccaaaaggggcatccagtgggcgctgaacgccagtaaaggatagctttctggcgttcaacgccagaaaagggtaacaattgggcgttgaacgcccaggagagcagcatttgggcgttgaacgcccaaaataggcagtgtttgggcgttcaaacgccaggatggtagggaggagccaaattctacatatttttcattctaattttaaattttatgtttcaatgcatgattttttttacataaacatgttaagaaccctgatttctaaaatccccaatctctaaaaatcctactttaaaaatatcaaatatatcttaatccataagcacaaaccctctttgcgaattcaatccaactcttttcaaatctttttaaaaaaaaacaaatctatcttttcaactcatcaatatctttttcaaaatctccactttatctttttcaaaatctagatctatctttttcaaaaatctttcatatcttttcaattttaaactatatcaagatcagtgatcccggaagttagatttgatctgaaagaagatgaatatccggagatccaagagcaaattcgaatcaggaactgggaagtcctagctaatcctgaaacgaaagtagggagGAACATGGTttaggagttctatgctaatatgtggcaaactgacaagcagaaactatctgggacTGCTTTCTATGACTATTGGACCgcggtcagaggaaagattgttcatacccaccctgacaggatcagggagatcttaaagctacctcagctgaaagatgatccagactccttcaacaggagaataatgagaacagacaagggcctggataagattctagaggacatatgtatccctggagccaggtggaccaccaacacaaagggtgtcccaaatcaactcaagagataagatctcaaaccagtcgccagaggatggctggacttcattgggcattctctgttgcccactagcaaccgttctgaagtcactgttaaaagagcagtgatgatccattgcatcatgatgggaaaggaagtggaagttcatcagctaatctcagctgaactctacaaaattgctaacaaaaattttaaagaggccaggttggcttatccaagcgtgatttctctgctctgcaaggacgctggagtaaggatgggaataactgagtatatctcagttgagaaaccaatcaccaaagcatcaatggaaaaacaacaagcacaggatgatcccaccaagaggaaaacacaggaatttctcccagaaatccctcaatctgaatactgggagtatcttgagacgtctgttaccaagatacgggaagctatggaacaaataataaaagaacagaagaaacacagtcaaattcttacctatatgtttaaagaacaagaggagcaagggcgtgacttaagggaattgaagcgccagaagttatctcttgaaggaccaagcaccccacggatcagaggaacatccacttcccagaacaaagatattttatacgctttttggggttaatttcatatagtttttagtatgttttagttagtttttagtttatttttattagtttttaggaaaaatttatatttctggactttactgtgtttttctgttttttctgtaatttcaggtatttttctggctgaaattgagggagctgagcaaaaatctgattcaggatgaaaaaggactgctgatgctgttggattctgacctccctacactcaaagtggattttctgaagctacagaattcaaaatggcgcgcttcaaattgcgttggaaagtagacatccagggctttccagcaatatataatagtccatactttgctcaaggatagatgacgtaaactggcgttcaacgccagttctctgcccaattccggcgtccagcgccagaaaaggattaaaagttggagttcaacgccagaaatggatccaaacctggcgttgaacgcccaaaacagccttatgcacgtgaattgtttaagtctcagccccagcacacaccaagtgtgcccttggttgaagatctaggcgatgctgaacttccttgggaatccagaatcgaggaaaactccgtccgagataccacagttgatgctaaggaggataccgtacaatctccaaggcaagtcgtttacgaagaatcagacagaataatccaagaagcaaatttccttgatgatgatagtcacaagtctagttctcctagtgatgaacttacgtctgcaagtgaattctctaagatcgaagaatcttccccaagtgaatatgaagatgatgcggaggtagatttctctcaacctccaatctatgactcgagtgatgaggaagacatagaagactttgaccaggatacagatacaattgaagatctttgcaaggaagtggaagaattcacagaagaacacaagaaaACGAAActcgcagaaccaccaaaaatacCTAtctcaaggccattaccacccaatacaagcttcaagtgggtacaatccttaacttataattttatttattcacttgaatatggtttgcttgaaacagatggccagcttagagctctctgcggctttaagagtaagagggaaatggctcgtactcagagctggtgcaccaggttcaataaggttccacgcttcacctcgaagtacacggattggtatcgtgctcaattgcatggatcacggagaacgtttggtcgccacggtgagattctactctttaacccgcccgaatggaaacttacaaatcaaaacgaaggcggatctaaaaacacagcttgggatcatggattatgttctgacattcgtcatcccgggaggctggatatctgtttaaagctgcgcagaagctttacatgcctagtttgggaccccggaggctattggcattgcaagcactggtggagatttttggacgaatttaaacacaagccaccataacaggatactcttccaatgtccaacttaaggactttaactaaaagtgctaggtgggagacaacccaccatggtatggtcgcttctttttcaatttatttcttgttaattgctttaatttttccttttttattttaatttattaaacctggaatcatgcataagcatccatgatagtcattgcattctgcacttttcatgcatataaaaaaaaaagaaggttgcacgacgcgaccgcatgccccatgcgatcgcatcatatcgcgaaaaacaccacccatgcgaccgcgtgacccacgcggccgcgtgatatatatatcggcgtaaggatccaacgaacagaaagttgggctggaatcgtgcggcccttgtgcgtttcgcacaaattggcccacgcgatcgcatgccccatgcgatcgcgtcacttacccaataccaatcccacgcgaccgcgtgagcgacgcgatcgcgtcgcatggattgcacatcgccccaaaaggagacagagagttgcgctaaaacggcactggagtcgtgcgtttagcacgacttccaacgacgcgatcgcgcgacccatgcgatcgcgtcacccttctttccccctctcatgcgatcgcgcaccccacgcgatcgcgtcactcccattcttgacccaaccacgcgaccgcgtgccccacacggccgcatgaattcgaaaatataaccccccagcccgcgaaccctatcagtcgcgcagccctcacccccaaccctcttccccttctctgcctcctccccctccaaccaccacccaccaccttcCAGCCGCCACCGCACCatcacccagacgccgccgccgacCCGCCACCGCCGCCGTACCACCCCCTCCCCTTCtcttttcctctttctccttcttcctctttctccctCCTTCTCCGCCGCCCACCACCGCCGGCCATCCACCGCGCCCCACCCCTTCAGCCAGCAACCCCAACCACAACCTCCCACCCCTATcctctccctccaaccaccacccaaaccctaaaccctttctCCGCCACCAACCCCCTCCGCCGCCACCACCGCGtcgccgtgcaccaccaccgcgccggacgccgccgcagccaccttcttccctgttcaaCCCCTTCCGCTTCCCAGGTTTCGCAACACGcaaccaattttttttatctgttcgtaacttttttgtattttttattccgtttatgttcgTAATTAGaatagctagacttgcatgttgtagtggatttttaggttgttaggtatcttaggctgtggttagtggatctaggtctgtttacttgcactgttcttacttttgttttatcctatgtgcaaatctgttgctgctataatcatgattcatatgctgctttcttgtatgttgctgctgtttacattgagtttttatgtttattttatatttatgtacatgcagcttgattttttaattcatatgaactgattaaattgctgtttattttccgggacaatccactttttagccggaatgctgcccaaatttttttaattttgttttcattcatgttttggtttggcatttctgaaatttattttactctgctttacccaaaccactacatgaatgctatggcagatcttctcatccttttttgatttcctggttcataaactgcttgttcaattatgagtacttctattctcacctgtgaatccttgttatatggaatttttctatgccacttaccttcctaactcactgattttaatttactaatttctttttcaaatcctaaccatactaacccttttggtctcttttctgattattttcactttcctctaactttctaaccatggcatattgcttattttctttccatttaacattcattcaatcacaattcaattactcattttccttattctattgatgatcagacagggcgccgacatcccctccgagcccgacaccccttcagagccatcagaggatgagcacgaggaggaggatgagcacaaggaggagcctcattcccaggcggagactcatcagcaggcagccacagagcaggctgccccgcatcaggaggatatgccccagatagaggctgcagatccggagatcccgctccagtccgtaccacctccacagcagccagaccctcagcccaccaccgccacggagaccccagctaccatccctaccattgatgacactccttcacaccaggcttgattgagcatcgaggacgatgctgcgttttaagtgtggggaggtcgccatctctgacgtttattttggtgaaccactacatacttttttcttttattttggatattttttctgtattttcctctttttcttttactgttattttctgagtacttatacattgctacttgagtattttactctattttctgcattttgcattttttgttcatattttagttatttagtttagtttagttatttagtttagtttgcaattctgatttattagtggattaattagtatagtttaccctttttagcataagatagtatagtttaaatagaaaaatataaaaaggaagtaaactagaaactttaacagaatcaaaacaacccacaccttgtatatatagcattacatgttagttgacaacatttcatcaaggaggaacattaaaactttaaaagctaccctaaataatttttttcaagagaataatgggaatttttaactaaacctgtatacaatatatgaatgatatatgatgcttgagttagagaacacacagcctgtgagtcttgagcttaaattgtatggttgcattcaaaccataatttcatttctgtgtgtcacatttctttttattctgatgttctttactttgctttaatctatatgtccaattatagaatataggataGATACacaccaagagaatgattgaggccatcatttgattttagctcactcaccctaaatcagcctaccttttacatcacccttgttaacccccttgagcctttttaaaacccctttattctatttagccaaattactagccttaagcagaaaaacaaaggaaaaccccaagtgaatccttagttagcttaagatagaaaattataaatagagttaaatgtgggaaaccttttggaaaCATGggtaatagaaataaaagggtagaaaaaaagtaaaaaggaataaaataaaatttgggaagcatgctcatgagaaaatctaagtgatttaATCATcatgtgcaataaaaaaaaaagttatttttcagcatctaaataaaagggaatacaaaaaggaaattccccaatgaaaacaatgcacatggaataaaaaaataaaataaaaagtgaaacatgagcatgtaacaataagtgggaaattatgggaaattaggtaaagaaattttattttactagatgtgtatgttaggtgagatcttagtctaattagggATTctcttattagctcacttaaccttatacataaatccttacctttaccttggccccattacaaccttaattaagacctcatgactttttggtatgactatattctataattgttgattggttatatgaaaaacaaagctgtagaaattaagaataaaaagaaaaatagagtgaataaacccaataaacactgattgactagagagtaaacacaaaacgcgtgccaagcacgaatcagcagcgacgcggccgcatgactgacacgaccgcgcgccttaagcagaatacacatgacgcggtcgcatgactgacgcgaccgcgtggcaaggaaaagctccaaatgacgcgaccgcgtgacagaggccacgcaccagaaattacagaatacgcccccagcgaattctgaagccctttttggcccagatccaagtacagacagcatagaccagaggttataaagtgtgggaatgcttccattcaagggggctcgcatattttcacctttcaatgatttagatttagttgagagggagatcttctctctctcttttaggatttaggatttcttcttgttttagaagtaactctggatccaggtttaatgtttttttagtattacttctatttatttattccaacatttgaattgattattattataaattgatctaagaattattccatgttacaaatttctaattgaattaatgataatttgaggtattttcagtttatgattgttctcttgatttaagctgccattgcttcccatctaaggactcttttattatttcagcaatttactttttccccttttggttttgggtaagaattcagtaactcaacagttattaaactcaacataattgataattgttaccttgctaattgagttgaacttaattaatcccaaccttttgtcgttttcttaggaaataattaggattcaaaggtcaattttattagtcccttaactttcctttgctctggtaaaggttgaccaagtggaattaagtcattattgttgagaaggataactaagttggacttctaatttcccttatcttgccaaaagttgttttgcagttattatttatttttacttgccatttaattcactcgttatttaaattacttgcttctcaccttctaaaccccgattacaacctttatagccaataataagaacatacttcctcgcagttccttgagaagatgacccgaggtttgaatactcggttaacaatttttaaaggggtttgttacttgtgacacccaacacgtttgcacgaagggatttttgccggtttagaaactatatctacaacgcaaccgtttctatgaatttctttagtGGTAGAAAACCCGACGTCAGCGTCCATCACTCATTTTTCTCTGGAGTCCCAGTGCCAAATGCCAGAAACTATCACTAAACACCGGCAGCGCTGATAGGAGTGGTCCTGGTCCCCATGTCTTCAACAAATCATCACGGAAAgctttatttgattttcaatttaattttttaaattaagaaaagatattttaggtgttaaagttttaatttcaaatcaattaggattagatataaaaggagaaaatatTTAGCCCTTTGggctctcttttctcttttaccTAATTCTACACTTTACGCACTTTTAGAActatagttttattttttttgagtcatgagcaattaaacctccattgttaaggttaggagctctgtttattctatggattaatactaatGTCACTCTATTTTAATTATTGTATTCATTTgaattcaaggattacttttgttctttatattatgaATTGAgtgtattggaaaataactcttgttctacatgaattcttgttgattttttgaaaagttaACTCACTTGAATACTAGCTTGAAAGTAATTCCTCCTAAACCACTAATCAcctagacttaacgggatacgtgacaaataatcctcttatatttgggtaattcaGATTTTTGTgactaataaactagaattggacttaaccctttaatctaaattaagtgaccaaggaattggcggttgattaa from Arachis ipaensis cultivar K30076 chromosome B09, Araip1.1, whole genome shotgun sequence includes these protein-coding regions:
- the LOC107617703 gene encoding probable inactive ATP-dependent zinc metalloprotease FTSHI 5, chloroplastic isoform X2, with the protein product MDSILHPHPLHSHSLRSPFPFQFPIRNQKLTPNLNLLRNNNNPISITRASTTTPKHQNRNDVGVASPPKCLFKEALFCFTLGVTALGAFSSPPTATAIAVPAVVKDVFSWKKKNAGKEKAKSGHEYADCTEKLLETVSVLLRTVEGVRNGNGGMEEVEAAMKAVNEKKEEVRGEINDRLYPQLRVLRRQKGALGKRAGQIIDEILAAKGEYEKLRRKEKKKGLEEEEKLTVETIEKKVAELEDEYNGIWEKVGDFEDAISRKETVALSYGVREINFIQWECEQMVERFKREMRHKEKTKSSSASPVTSLSKLDIQKDLETAQRKHLEQIILPSILDVEDLGPFFHQDSIDFAQSLKRRLQESRDMQRNLEAQIRKHMKKFGKENRYIVSSPEEDVVKGFPDVQLKWMFGNKEVVVPKAVSLHLYHGWKKWRAEAKADLKRNLMEDAEFGRKYVAERQERILLDRDRVMSRAWYNEEKNRWEMHPMAVPYAVSRKLIEHARIRHDWGAMYVALKGEEKEFYVDIKEFEMLFEDFGGFDVLYMKMLASGVPTAVHLMWIPFSELDFRQQFLLIFRVSRWVFNGLWNSEVVVKARNRIFTELKDITDDLMMVIGFPIVEFLVPYPVRMRLGMAWPEEIYQTVDATWYLKWQSEAEFNYKSRLTDELTGWYFWFFVRAAVFGFVMFHVFKFLGRKVPRLFGYGPLRRDPNMRKLRRVKYYVNQKLRRIKQKRKDGVDPIKTAFEQMKRVKKPPIPLKNFASIESMKEEINEVVAFLQNPRAFQEMGARAPRGVLIVGERGTGKTSLALAIAAEARVPVVEIKAQQLEAGLWVGQSASNVRELFQTARDLAPVIIFVEDFDLFAGVRGTFIHTKNQDHESFINQLLVELDGFEKQDGVVLMATTRNLKQIDEALQRPGRMDRIFHLQRPTQAEREKILYLAAEETMDDQLIDYVDWKKVAEKTALLRPIELKLVPVALEGSAFRSKVVDTDELMSYCGLFATCSSAVPLFLRKTKIAKMLSKAWVNHLGLTLTKEDLQSVVDLMEPYGQISNGIELLSPPLDWTRESKFPHAVWAAGRGLIALLLPNFDEVDNLWLEPLSWQGIGCTKITKARNEGSINGNSESRSYLEKKLVFCFGSHVASQMLLPFGEENFLSSSEIQQAQEIATRMVIQYGWAPDDSAAIYYHSNASTALSMGDDHEYVMAAKVEKMFDLAYLKASQMLQKNRQVLEKIVEELLEFEILTAKDLERITKDNGGIKEKEPFSLCELQASEPTSRGFLESGNALEVLS